One part of the Acipenser ruthenus chromosome 55, fAciRut3.2 maternal haplotype, whole genome shotgun sequence genome encodes these proteins:
- the LOC117401701 gene encoding NADH dehydrogenase [ubiquinone] 1 beta subcomplex subunit 11, mitochondrial-like, with translation MAAWLMRILPVWSRVRLGSVPGARFVSQTPSPGAAGSAAVSGLSPVEHSDDHGHVEVSVYEKNRDFHGFHKDPQVDVWNMKVAFFFGISVAIVIGGTFVHYLPDHGMRQWARREAERLIKEREAKGIAVLDGNYYDPSKIILPSAGDEE, from the exons ATGGCCGCTTGGTTAATGCGGATTTTGCCCGTTTGGTCCCGGGTTCGACTCGGCTCGGTGCCCGGGGCCCGGTTTGTGTCTCAGACGCCGTCTCCTGGAGCTGCGGGCAGCGCCGCCGTGTCCGGCCTGAGCCCCGTAGAGCACAGTGACGACCACGGGCATGTGGAGGTCAGCGTGTACGAGAAG aACAGGGATTTCCATGGGTTTCACAAGGACCCCCAAGTGGATGTGTGGAACATGAAAGTAGCCTTCTTCTTTGGAATCTCTGTTGCTATAGTGATCGGAGGCACTTTTGTGCACTATCTACCAGACCACGG aatgaGGCAGTGGGCTAGACGGGAGGCCGAGAGACTCATCAAAGAAAGAGAGGCCAAGGGGATCGCCGTCCTTGATGGCAATTACTATGACCCCAGCAAGATCATCCTGCCCTCTGCAGGAGATGAGGAGTAA
- the LOC117401697 gene encoding rho-related GTP-binding protein RhoA-C has protein sequence MAAIRKKLVIVGDGACGKTCLLIVFSKDQFPEVYVPTVFENYVADIEVDSKQVELALWDTAGQEDYDRLRPLSYPDTDVILMCFSIDSPDSLENIPEKWTPEVKHFCPNVPIILVGNKKDLRNDDHTRRELAKMKQEPVKPEEGRDMANRINAYGYLECSAKTKDGVREVFEMATRAALQAKKSRRKNGCLLL, from the exons ATGGCTGCGATTCGTAAGAAGCTGGTGATCGTAGGGGACGGTGCTTGTGGAAAGACCTGCCTGCTGATTGTGTTCAGTAAAGACCAGTTCCCAGAGGTGTACGTGCCCACTGTCTTTGAGAACTACGTGGCAGACATTGAGGTGGACAGCAAGCAG GTGGAGCTGGCCCTGTGGGACACGGCTGGGCAAGAAGATTACGATCGCCTCAGACCGCTGTCCTACCCCGACACCGACGTCATCCTCATGTGCTTCTCCATCGATAGCCCCGACAGCTTAG AGAACATCCCTGAGAAGTGGACCCCTGAGGTGAAGCACTTCTGCCCCAACGTGCCCATCATCCTGGTTGGGAACAAGAAGGACCTGCGCAATGACGACCACACGAGGCGTGAGCTCGCCAAGATGAAGCAG GAGCCGGTGAAGCCTGAGGAGGGCCGGGACATGGCTAACAGGATCAACGCGTACGGATACCTAGAGTGCTCTGCCAAGACAAAGGATGGGGTGAGGGAGGTGTTCGAGATGGCCACACGCGCCGCACTGCAGGCCAAGAAGAGCCGGAGGAAGAACGGCTGCCTCTTACTATAG
- the LOC131723393 gene encoding histone H3 produces MARTKQTARKSTGGKAPRKQLATKAARKSAPATGGVKKPHRYRPGTVALREIRRYQKSTELLIRKLPFQRLVREIAQDFKTDLRFQSSAVMALQEASEAYLVGLFEDTNLCAIHAKRVTIMPKDIQLARRIRGERA; encoded by the coding sequence ATGGCACGAACCAAGCAAACCGCTCGTAAGTCTACCGGAGGAAAGGCGCCCAGAAAGCAGCTCGCTACCAAGGCTGCCCGAAAGAGCGCCCCCGCTACCGGCGGCGTGAAGAAACCTCACCGTTACAGGCCCGGGACTGTGGCTCTCCGGGAGatccgccgctatcagaaatccaccgagcTGCTGATCCGCAAGCTGCCCTTCCAGCGGCTGGTCCGCgaaatcgctcaggatttcaagaccgacctgcgcttccagagctccgctgtcatggcgctgcaggaggctagcgaggcttacctggtcgggctctttgaggacaccaacctgtgtgccattcacgccaagagagtcaccatcatgcccaaagacatccagctggcccgccgcATCCGTGGAGAACGCGCGTAA